The window CCTCTCATAGTGTAGCCGGGGATACCCAGCATTTCAGATATAACGGCGGAATTCAAACCGGCGCAATTCACGACCCACCTGGTTCTGAATGTTCTTTCAGCTGTTGTGATTTCAAAGTAGTGAGCCTGGCGGTCTATGGCTGTGACCTCATTCTTAAAAAAGAATTCAGCACCGTTCATCCGGGCGTTTTCTGCAAGAGCAATAGTATAGAGAAAAGGATTCACAATCCCGCTGTAGGGAGAAAACATCGCATATTTTCCATTGATGTAGGGAGCCAGCTCTTTGAGCCGCTCTTCACCTATGACTTCGAGCCCTTTAGAACCGTTCCGGTCACCCAGTTCCTTTGACTTTTCGAGGCTTATCAGATCTTCTTCGGTAAATCCCACAAGGACTTTGCCGCACCTTTTGAAAGGAACATCCAGCTCATCTGCGGTTTCCTGGAATTCTAAACATCCTTCCACACAGCATTGCGCCTTCAAAGATCCTGTCTTGTAGTTGAATCCACCATGGATAACCCCGGAGTTTCTGCCGCTGGTTTCATTGCAGACATCCAGTTCTTTCTCAAGTACCCCTATTTTCAATTGATACCTTGATAACTCACGGGCCACAGCCGAACCGATCACACCTGATCCGATAATCAAAATATCAAATAACTCGTCCATTCCTTCCAACCCCTCCTCCC is drawn from Oceanispirochaeta sp. and contains these coding sequences:
- a CDS encoding NAD(P)/FAD-dependent oxidoreductase, coding for MDELFDILIIGSGVIGSAVARELSRYQLKIGVLEKELDVCNETSGRNSGVIHGGFNYKTGSLKAQCCVEGCLEFQETADELDVPFKRCGKVLVGFTEEDLISLEKSKELGDRNGSKGLEVIGEERLKELAPYINGKYAMFSPYSGIVNPFLYTIALAENARMNGAEFFFKNEVTAIDRQAHYFEITTAERTFRTRWVVNCAGLNSAVISEMLGIPGYTMRGFKGEYYVLDQKAGNFLSLPAYPVSNPKIGMGIHATPTVDGNVIIGPNSDLVNDLSDYSVSSSGMADLIESGSKLFPHIKAEYIIRNFAGVRP